One Aquarana catesbeiana isolate 2022-GZ linkage group LG06, ASM4218655v1, whole genome shotgun sequence genomic region harbors:
- the LOC141147447 gene encoding olfactory receptor 5B12-like, whose translation MGNQTVLNGFFLSGLSDLPALQLPLFLFFLLIYLLTLIWNLLIIVLIVTDSHLHVPMYFFLGNLASIDLCSSSVTIPRLLFDLHTKVRKMTITACITQVFFFMLFASSEVSLLAVMSYDRYTAICQPLHYTQIMSWKVCVQLSSIAGCLSLTTALVHTLCALKLTFCGSDIIKSFFCDLPQLLQISCSDIYINYLLVLLLGGFVGGGSLVLTSLSYIYIFQTVLKMQIKGTRSKVFSTCSSHLTVVFIFYGSIMFNYFQPSSKHFPGDKVVSVFYTAIVPLLNPLIYSLRNQDLRKAFRDFVKKIFSNAI comes from the coding sequence ATGGGGAATCAAACGGTTTTGAATGGATTCTTCCTCTCCGGACTATCTGACCTTCCAGCTCTCCAGCTTCCTctatttctcttcttccttctcatcTACCTTCTGACATTAATCTGGAATTTGCTGATCATTGTCCTCATAGTCACCGACTCTCACCTCCACGTTCCTATGTATTTCTTCCTTGGAAACCTGGCCAGTATAGACCTCTGTAGTTCCTCAGTCACCATCCCACGATTGTTATTTGACCTCCACACCAAGGTGAGAAAAATGACCATAACAGCTTGTATAACCCAAGTCTTCTTCTTTATGTTATTTGCCAGCTCTGAGGTTTCTCTGTTGGCTGTCATGTCCTATGATCGATATACCGCCATTTGTCAGCCATTGCATTACACACAGATCATGAGTTGGAAGGTGTGTGTGCAGTTGTCGTCCATTGCTGGGTGTCTCAGTCTTACCACTGCTTTAGTTCATACactgtgtgcattaaaattaacaTTTTGTGGATCAGATATTATAAAAAGCTTCTTCTGTGACCTTCCTCAGTTGCTTCAGATTTCCTGCAGTGACATCTACATCAACTATCTGCTCGTCCTTCTCTTGGGTGGATTCGTTGGAGGTGGGTCTCTGGTACTGACCTCCctgtcatatatttatatattccaaACTGTCCTAAAAATGCAGATTAAGGGTACGAGAAGTAAAGTTTTCTCTACGTGTTCCTCTCACTTGACTGTGGTGTTTATATTTTATGGCTCCATTATGTTTAATTATTTTCAGCCAAGTTCTAAACATTTTCCTGGTGACAAAGTGGTGTCCGTTTTTTACACGGCGATCGTTCCTCTCCTCAATCCTCTGATTTACAGTCTGAGGAACCAGGATCTAAGAAAAGCATTCAGAGATTTTGTGAAGAAGATCTTCTCCAATGCAATATAG